The genomic window GTCTTAATTCCCATCTCAGTTAATCGGCTACAAATTGCTTGGATGGCTTCACCAAGACCAGAAATGACAACACTTTCCGGGCCATTAATCGCAGCAATATTAACTTGTGAATCGTAGGGAGTTATTAATTTTTTGATTTGAGATTCTGTTGCCAAAACTGACACCATTTCGCCACCAATTGGCAACTGCTGCATTAATTTTCCCCGTGTCGCCACCAGTTTCAAACCTGCTTCTAAACTGAATACTCCGGCGACAGTTGCAGCCACATATTCCCCCACACTATGACCCATGACGGCATCGGGTTTAATCCCCCAAGATTGCCACAATTGAGCTAAAGCATACTCGATGGCAAATAAGGCGGGTTGAGTGTAAATAGTTTGATCAACTAGAGCCGCGCTATTATCGGTCTTTACAGTGGGATAGAGAACTTGCAATAAAGGGATTTCTAAATAGGGGCGCAGAATTTCATCACATTGCTCTAGGGTTTTTCTAAAAGTAGGTTGAGTTTGATACAATTGCCAACCCATATTAACAAATTGGGAACCCTGACCTGTAAACAAAAACGCTATTTTCGGTGAACCTGTGTGACTAGAGATTTGACCAGAAAATCCCCCTGTAACTTCTTGACCTGCGGCCAAGTTTTTCAGTTTAGTAGTCAGTTCAATTTTATTAGACGCAATTACAGCTAATCGATGATTAAAATGAGAACGTCCTACATTTGCCGTATGACAAATATCTCCTAACTCTAATTCGGGATTATTTTGCAGATGATTGACATAATCAATCGTTAATTCTTCAAGGGCTTTTGAAGTTTTTGCTGAAAGCGTTAAGAGGTGAAAACCCGGTTCTAAAGAGTTTTCTATTTTGACGGTTTCTGGTGCTTCTTCCAGAATTATATGCACATTTGTCCCACTAATTCCAAAAGCACTAATTCCGGCAATTCTAGCCTGATTTCCTCGCAGCCAGGGAATACCTTTCGTTGGAATCACCAGAGGAAGTTGATGCCAAGGAATATGGGGATTAGGTGTTTTTAGATGCAAATGGGGCGGTATTTGTTGATGCTGAAGTGATAAAATAATTTTAATTAAACCGGAGATTCCGGCAGCGGCTTCCAAATGCCCGAAATTGGTTTTTACTGAACCCACAACCAAGGGCTGATTAATGGGTCGGTTTTGCCCATAAACCGCAGCTAAAGATTCTAATTCAATCGGATCTCCCAGGGATGTTCCTGTGCCATGAGCTTCTACATAGCTAACATGATGGGGTTTCACTTTAGCGTTGTGTAAGGCTTGCTGCATGACTTCTTTCTGAGCCATTTTGTTCGGGACTGTAAGACCGCTACTAGGGCCGTCATGGTTAATAGCAGAACCTCGAATGACTGCTAAAATTGTATCCCCATCGGTTATGGCATCCGAAAGACGTTTCAGCACGACCATCCCACATCCTTCTCCCTGGCCATAACCATCTGCCGCCACATCAAAGGTTTTGCAGCGTCCATCGGGGGCTAATGCTTTTAATTGGCAACGAACAATGGTACTTAATGGCGATAAAATCAGATTCACTCCCCCAGCGAGGGCGAGATTACATTCCTTTAAACGCAAACTTTGGCAAGCTAAATGTACTGTGACTAAAGAAGAAGAACAGGCTGTATCTAATTGAATATTCGGCCCTTGTAAGCCCAGGAAATGGGAAATTCGACCTACAGCCATACTGCGGGCGTTACCTGTACCAGAGTGAGCATCTACTGAAGACAGGTTCTCCAGATTCATAAACCGTTGGCTATAGTCATCTGTGCAAATTCCTACATAAATACCTGTTTGACTGTGCCTGAGTTTTGTTGGTGTTTGTCCGGCGTTTTCTAGGGCTTCCCAAGTCACTTCTAAAAGTAGTCTTTGTTGGGGATCTAAACTCGCAGCTTCTCTAGGAGAAATCCCAAAAAATAGGGGATCAAACTGGTCAACTTTCTGAATAAAACCTCCTTGTTTAGTGTAGGTTTTACCTGGTGTTTCGGGGTTAGGATCGTAATAAGCATCAACATCCCATCGACTCGGTGGTACTTCCCCAACAGCATCAATTCCTTGTTGGAGTAAACTCCAGAATGCGGCCGGGTTATTTGCATTACCCGGAAATCGACAACCCAGACCAATAATCGCGATCGGTTCAGTTTTTTCTCTATTGAGTGCTTCCAGTCTATTTCGCATTTCTTTGATCGTTTGAAGCACTTGTTGAGAGGAAATAACTTGTTTTTCTGGCTCTAAAATATTGGTCATTTTATATCTCCTGGTTAAGAATAAGTTGAATTTCTTTAAGTTCCTCGTTGATAGCAATGGCGATCGCTTCTTCTTGAATGGCATTAGCGATCGCTTCGACCGTTAGAGATTCTATTTCATCCTTAACAACTGTTGAATTTGTGGTTTCTGTTTCATTATAGCGTTCAATTCTAAAAACACTTTCAATTAAATACTGAGCCAGTTTTTGAATATTAAAATGTTCTGACAAAGTTGTGACTGTAACAGAACACCCAAAACTTTTTTGTAACAAATCTCCGAGTTCAAGCATCATCGAATAGTCTAGGCCTAAATCAAAAAATCCTAACTGTAAATCGGGAATTTGCGAGGGATTCAATCCTAATAATTGAGCCACCACACCTTGCAAATAATCTACCGTTAGCTGGAAGCGTTCTCTCTCTGGGGTTTTGTCCAGTTGTTGAAAAATGCCTGTGTTTTGTTCTGAGGATTGATACCCATTTTGATACCGATTGATTAAAATATTGAGCAGTTTAGGGAGCAGTTTTTTTTCTGGTTCGGTCAGTTGTTCATCAATATTAAAATCCTGAGCTAATGAATTTATATCAATTTGATTGAGGAATTCCACAATTTGGCTGGCGTTATTTTTAACGTCTTTTGGCTGTTCATTTTCCGAACTTTCTAGCCAATAATATTGTCTTTGAAAAGGATAGGTTGGCAAAGCTACTTTGTGACAGGGATAATCGCGGTAAAACCCCGACCAATCCACATTTACTCCTTTGACATACAACTGTCCTAAATTCAAAAGCATCTGTCGCCAATCGTCTTTAAGAAGAGATAAGGTAGGCAACCACACCTCTACATTTTCTGGCTGTATTGGCGACACTCCAATTTCTAAGAATAGTTGATATCCGGCACGATGTAAAGTTTGTATCCCGGTGCTAAAATGGACAGGTTGCCAGAAGTCGTTTAGCCAATATTCCGGGGTGGCAATTTTATCCGTTTCTTGTTGTCCAGTAATATTAGAAATTATAGGTATACCCGGTTGATTGTAGGTGATTTCTTGGGCTACAGTTTGCAACTCCCCTAGCTGATGTTTACGATTAGGAGAATCTAAGTTAGGGGATATTTCTGCACCACTAGGAAACTGCTGCATCAATCTTTCTGTTGTCGCCATTAGTTTCAAACCTGCTTCGAGACTGAATACTCCGGCGACAGTTGCAGCCACATATTTCCCTACACCATAACCCATAACTCCATCGGGTTTAATCCCCCAAGATTGCCACAATTGAGCTAAAGCATACTCAATGGCAAATACGGCAAGTAGAGACGTTGGATACAACGTCTCTACAGTGGGATAGAGAATTTCCAACAAGGGTATTTCTAGGTAGGGTTGCAGAACTTCTTCACATTGCTCTAGGGTTTTTCTAAAAGTAGGTAGAGTTTGGTACAACTGCCATCCGATGTTCACGAAATCAGAAATTTCTCCAGTGAATAAAAACGCTATTTTGGGTTTTTCTCCTTTTCCTGTTTTCTGTCCGTTTCTCGGATTAATCTTGACGAAAGTTTGCAGTTGTTTTTGTAATTCAACATTAGATTCAGCGACGAAAAAACATCTTTTTTCAAAATGGGTGCGTCCTGTATTTGCGGTAAAACAAATATCGGCGATTGATTCTTCTTGATTTGACTGCAAATAACCTTGATATTTTTTGACCAGTTCCTCCAATGCTTTCTCATTCTTTGCAGAAAGAGTTAAAATGTGTTCATAATGCTCTTCAATTTCTGCCTTTTGAATTTCTGGATTTGGTGCTTCTTCCAGAACAACATGAGCATTCACACCCCCAACTCCAAAGGAACTAATACCAGCCCGTCGGGGAATTATTTCTTCTGATTCTGCCTTTAATAGCTGCCATTCTTGGTTTTCATCGACTATATAAAAAGGGCTGTCTTCTAATTCAATGCGTGGATTTAATTGCTTAAAATTGAGAATTTTGGGCAATTTTTTGTGTTTCATTGCTAAAAGAACTTTAATTAATCCAGCAATTCCCGCAGCACCTTCGGAATGTCCAATATTAGTTTTAACAGTTCCTAAACCACAATAGGGTTTTGCCGATTCTGGCAGTTTATACTGTTGATGCAGTTGTCTAAACCCTCGTTTAAGCGCATTAATTTCAATCGGATCACCCAAGGGTGTCCCAGTGCCATGAACTTCAATATAAGAGACTGTATTCGGGGCGACATTAGCATTAGTATAAGCAGCCCGCACAACCTGAGCTTGAGCATAAATATTGGGAGAACTCAGAGTCCTTGATTTTCCCCCATGATTGACAGCACTGCCTTTAATCACAGCATAAATATGATCTTGATCCTTAATCGCTTTTGCCAGAGGTTTTAATAATATTATTCCTGCGCCTTCTCCTCGGACATAACCATCAGCATCCTGGTCAAAAGTTTGGCACTGTCCTGTAGGCGACAACATCCCTAATTGACTCATTTGGATGAAGACTGTCGGTGTATTGAAAACACTAATTCCTCCCACCAAAACTACGTCACATTCGCTGTTTTTGAGCGCATTAACACCCAGATGAAGTGCTACGAGGGAACTGGAACAGGCGGTATCTACAGAAACACTCAAACCGCGAAAATTCAGGAAGTAAGAAATGCGGTTAGCAATCATGCAACCCCAACTTCCTGTACCGCTATGTCCTTCTATATTTTCTTGATTTTGGTTGAGTAAAAGAACTGAATCATAATTACAAGCCCCAATAAACACACCGACTTGACTTCCTGATAGTTGAGAGGGGGAATATCCCGCATCTTCTAAACAAGACCAACTCAATTCCAGCATCAATCTCTGTTGAGGGTCAAGGGTTTTGGCTTCCCGGGGGGAGATTGCAAAAAATTGGGCATCAAATTGGTCTGAATCCTGAATCAATCCGGCCCATTTACTAATCGTTTTATTTCGCTCTTGGGGATGGGGAGAATAATATTTATTGACATCCCACCTTTGGGGAGGAATTTCAGTGATGCTATTGACTCCAGCTTCCAAGTTGAGCCAAAATTGTTCGTAGTCATTGGCTCCAGGAAAGCGACAAGCCATCCCTATAATTGCGATCGCTTCACCTTGATTTTGTTCTCTGTCTTTTGTTTGAGTGCTGTTGTCCTCAACTCCCGCTTGCTGCTGAGAAAAATACTGGTGATTGTGTTCAAAATGTTGATTCATTAATTTCCCTCTTTCACTCAACCCTTGACTGCTGGTACAAGTTTTACACTCATCCAGTCAGACTGGAAAGGATCGCTTATAAAATCTAGTTTAGGACGAATCCGAACTAAGTAAAAACCATCTTGTTTTACGATAGGAATTATATATTTTTCTTCCTGAATTTCACACCAAATCACAGGTAAACTGGAACGATTATATACCGTTAAGTAGATATTATAGTTATTAAGTAATATTATCTTAATTTCCACACAAAAAGAATAATTTTTATAAACTACTCCATAGAAAAACTCGTTATTTGTGTCGCCAACTGGTAAATATTCTTTCCTAACCCATTCTTTGGGTAGCCATTTTTGGCAAATCAGTAGAGTGAATATATAATAATTCAGACATCGATAAAAAATATGATCGCGTTTGGTTAAATTTGCCAGATAATTATTAACATCATCAATAGTAACGGATTGAGTCTCAGTTACTTTATTTTCATCTATTTTGATAGCTGGTAAATTAATAGGCTCCGACCAATGATAGTATCTTAAACCTAAAGTATATTTGCCGGGGTTAAGTTTTAATTGAGTCCATTCTTCCTTAACGTTTAAATCATGAGAGGGTATATGTTGAATCGATGCGGCTTGAGGAAATGTATAGATTCCTATACTCCATGATTGGGCTGAAGTGATACAGGATTTGACCTCTATAGCTAAGGATTCTTTCACCTCAAAAGGGCCAAGACCAGCAGCAATTGCATGAGGATTCCACCGGGGGCCAGTCACTAAAATCGCTGGTAATATTAGAGGTTTTCTGAGGAGTTCATCAGAGTATACTAGCCATCTAAAGACTGTTTTTTTGTTAAGACTGGCATTGATATGAGCAAGAGTGCGTAGCAATAACCTAAAAGCTTTGAAAAATATAAAAGATAAAAAAGCTGCTGGAATTTCCCCCAATAATCTTCTATTTGTAATTTTTTCGCTCTTGGTCATTAATTAATAATTCCATAGCGTTATATTGCCAAAAAATGTGAACGGAAAGCAGATAAAAGGGTAAAGTTTAACAAGCTCCCTGCTTTCAACTTTCACCCTTTTTTTCAGGCACCAAGCTCAAACGGAGATCAATTTTTGCCCTTCTTGCAGTAGCTGAGTCCCCGCTTAGAATTTGCCAAATAGCCAGTTACTCGGAGCATTTTCATCGTCTTCGTTCAAATAGAAGTGTTCGATATGTCCTATCAGTTCATCGATGGAGATACTGCCATTACCATTACTATCAAGCTTTTCAAATGCAGTGAGTGCATCACCTATTCCTACACCTACAGACCTGGAAAAGATTACATACTCTTGCTTAGTGATGTTCTTGTCCTCATCAGTATCTAGGGAGTTCAAAAGTGTTTGTATTGTTTTCATTATCTGTCGGTAAAACCGAGACTCGTCATGGATCACGTCGTCAAGATATTGATACCATTCTTCGAGGGTTACTTCCCCGTCTCCATTAAGATCTGCTTTGGACTGTATTTCGTACCACTGTGAGTGTAAGCTTGATATTAGTCGGCCACTTACAGGAATACCTCGTTGTATCTGGGCGAGAAAACCATCAAAGTCTCTATTCGTTAATACTCCACTGCCATCAAGATCCTGAGAGTCAAAAGCCGCTTTAAACTTACGCTTTTGTAGTTCTGTTAAAGCCATAGTTAAGTGTCCTTGCATCGAGGGTAAATATTTTTTCACTGGGAGCTTGCTATTGCCAAAACGGGTAAACAAAAAGCCGATAGGAAGATAAAGTTCCACATACCCTCTGCTTTCTGTTTTTACCCCCGTTTTTTAGGTAGCACAAGCTCAAAAATAGAGCCATTGCAGCCTTTTTCTGAATTGCCGAGTCACTATTTAGAATTTGCCAAAAAGCCAGTTACCAGGAGCATTCTCGTCTTCGGTCAAATAAAAATCTTTGATATTTTCCTTCAATTCATCGATTGAGATCGACCCATCACCTGATTTATCAAGCTGTTCAAATGCAGCATTGGCATCACCTGCTTCTACGCCCACAGCCCGGGAGAACTTGAGGTACTCTGCCTTACTGATAGTCTTGTCCTTGCTAGTATCCAGGCACTCCAGAAGTGAGTCTGCTGTTTGCTGTATATAATCCTCAAACCTCTTCTCGTCATGGACTATGCCGTCAAGATATTCGTACCATTCTTCGATGGTTACATTCCCGTCTTTATTACTGTCAATGCTGGACTGTAATGCATTCCACTGATTTTCTAACAGTGCTTTCAGTTTTTTAGTTACAGGAAAAACTGCTTGCATCTTGGCTCTCAAAGCATCAAAGTCTTTTTGAGTTAATACGCCACTGCCATCATTGTCCTGAGAGTCAAAAGCCACTTTAAACTTACGCTTTTGTAGTTCTGTCAAAGCCATAATTTGTGTCCTTATATTGATGGGAAAGATTTTTAGAGCCTGATTTTAGACTGACCTGATTCTTTCATGTATTGAGCAAAACTGTTTAATTCGTTACATTTATTAATGTTGCATTTGGTTAATACTTGATTAAAAAAATGATTTTTTTGAGTTTTCAAGCTCTTTGCTGCCATAAAAATCCCTCCGTAATAATACAGAGGGATCAAATTAATAAAATTTTCAGGTGATTCCTGAAAACTCGTTTTCGTTAGCTGCGGTCAGTCGCCGCCACAGGTTCAAAACTAGGAACCACTAACTCATCGTTTTGCTTGGTTAATTGGTTATACAAGCGTTCGGTATTGGGGAAATTCGCCGCAGGTAAGGTGGGATAACGACGATAGGGAACGGTATCTTCCCCGAACAGTTGAGCATATTCCACACTGTTCACCATCGCGTTAATAAACCCTTTCAACCCATCGGTCGCCAGGATTTGGTTATACACCCGAATTTCCGATTGGTTCAGAGGGGCGCGACCCAAGAAATGCTTGGTTCCCAACTCAATCACCTTCGTATTGGGATAGGGGGTATAGAACTCCTTGATATACAGAGAAGTGCTTCCTAACGCCTCAACGAACTCTTTGAGGTTAATTTCATTGTTCCCCAGTTTACTTTCGAGAGCGGTAAACTCATTCTTGGTTACATAGGGATCAATATTGCGCTCAAAGATTTGACGATAAACCGCTTGAATTAAAGTCTTCAGCGCCACTTTATCGGTCGTAGTCGTCAGCTTGAACACTTTGCTTTGTTCACGCCGCTTACTAACGCCTTGAGCAATACGGTTATCTAACTCAATCTCACCCTTAATTTCAGGAGTACCCAGTTCGATAAACCGAGGAGTAATAACTTCTGTCCCCACCGGTTTTTTCTCAGCAAAGGCAGCAACGCGACCTGTCCGCAGAGACACACCACCCGGAGTCAAATACCGTTCATAAGGAACCGTATCTTCCCCAAAGGCTTCGTTGTATTCCTGACTATCGAGCAAGGCATCCACCAAAGCATAGAAGCCTTTTTTGGAGCAAAGATCGAAGTAGCTGTTCATTTCCTGACGACCGTAGGTCGGACGACCTAACAGACGGCGATGGATATATTCGATCGCTTTACACACATACAGCGATGTCCAATACATCTTGCGGAAGACATCAGACTTCGCCAAAATGCGAATAAACTCACGGACGGTAATATCCCC from Planktothrix serta PCC 8927 includes these protein-coding regions:
- a CDS encoding EF-hand domain-containing protein, with translation MALTELQKRKFKVAFDSQDNDGSGVLTQKDFDALRAKMQAVFPVTKKLKALLENQWNALQSSIDSNKDGNVTIEEWYEYLDGIVHDEKRFEDYIQQTADSLLECLDTSKDKTISKAEYLKFSRAVGVEAGDANAAFEQLDKSGDGSISIDELKENIKDFYLTEDENAPGNWLFGKF
- a CDS encoding EF-hand domain-containing protein; this encodes MALTELQKRKFKAAFDSQDLDGSGVLTNRDFDGFLAQIQRGIPVSGRLISSLHSQWYEIQSKADLNGDGEVTLEEWYQYLDDVIHDESRFYRQIMKTIQTLLNSLDTDEDKNITKQEYVIFSRSVGVGIGDALTAFEKLDSNGNGSISIDELIGHIEHFYLNEDDENAPSNWLFGKF
- a CDS encoding type I polyketide synthase, encoding MNQHFEHNHQYFSQQQAGVEDNSTQTKDREQNQGEAIAIIGMACRFPGANDYEQFWLNLEAGVNSITEIPPQRWDVNKYYSPHPQERNKTISKWAGLIQDSDQFDAQFFAISPREAKTLDPQQRLMLELSWSCLEDAGYSPSQLSGSQVGVFIGACNYDSVLLLNQNQENIEGHSGTGSWGCMIANRISYFLNFRGLSVSVDTACSSSLVALHLGVNALKNSECDVVLVGGISVFNTPTVFIQMSQLGMLSPTGQCQTFDQDADGYVRGEGAGIILLKPLAKAIKDQDHIYAVIKGSAVNHGGKSRTLSSPNIYAQAQVVRAAYTNANVAPNTVSYIEVHGTGTPLGDPIEINALKRGFRQLHQQYKLPESAKPYCGLGTVKTNIGHSEGAAGIAGLIKVLLAMKHKKLPKILNFKQLNPRIELEDSPFYIVDENQEWQLLKAESEEIIPRRAGISSFGVGGVNAHVVLEEAPNPEIQKAEIEEHYEHILTLSAKNEKALEELVKKYQGYLQSNQEESIADICFTANTGRTHFEKRCFFVAESNVELQKQLQTFVKINPRNGQKTGKGEKPKIAFLFTGEISDFVNIGWQLYQTLPTFRKTLEQCEEVLQPYLEIPLLEILYPTVETLYPTSLLAVFAIEYALAQLWQSWGIKPDGVMGYGVGKYVAATVAGVFSLEAGLKLMATTERLMQQFPSGAEISPNLDSPNRKHQLGELQTVAQEITYNQPGIPIISNITGQQETDKIATPEYWLNDFWQPVHFSTGIQTLHRAGYQLFLEIGVSPIQPENVEVWLPTLSLLKDDWRQMLLNLGQLYVKGVNVDWSGFYRDYPCHKVALPTYPFQRQYYWLESSENEQPKDVKNNASQIVEFLNQIDINSLAQDFNIDEQLTEPEKKLLPKLLNILINRYQNGYQSSEQNTGIFQQLDKTPERERFQLTVDYLQGVVAQLLGLNPSQIPDLQLGFFDLGLDYSMMLELGDLLQKSFGCSVTVTTLSEHFNIQKLAQYLIESVFRIERYNETETTNSTVVKDEIESLTVEAIANAIQEEAIAIAINEELKEIQLILNQEI
- a CDS encoding DUF6208 family protein, with the protein product MTKSEKITNRRLLGEIPAAFLSFIFFKAFRLLLRTLAHINASLNKKTVFRWLVYSDELLRKPLILPAILVTGPRWNPHAIAAGLGPFEVKESLAIEVKSCITSAQSWSIGIYTFPQAASIQHIPSHDLNVKEEWTQLKLNPGKYTLGLRYYHWSEPINLPAIKIDENKVTETQSVTIDDVNNYLANLTKRDHIFYRCLNYYIFTLLICQKWLPKEWVRKEYLPVGDTNNEFFYGVVYKNYSFCVEIKIILLNNYNIYLTVYNRSSLPVIWCEIQEEKYIIPIVKQDGFYLVRIRPKLDFISDPFQSDWMSVKLVPAVKG